A portion of the Gossypium arboreum isolate Shixiya-1 chromosome 8, ASM2569848v2, whole genome shotgun sequence genome contains these proteins:
- the LOC108479290 gene encoding brefeldin A-inhibited guanine nucleotide-exchange protein 2-like, translating into MASSEADSRLSQVVAPALEKIIKNASWRKHSKLAHQCKALLERLTSPSDSPLASPDSEPESSIPGPLHDGGAVEYSLVESEFILSPLINACATAFNKIVDPAVDCIQKLIAYGYLRGEADPSGGPEAQLLSKLIESVCKCHDLSDDAIELLVLKTLLSAVTSVSLRIHGDCLLQIVRTCYDIYLGSKNVVNQTTAKASLVQMLVIVFRRMEADSSAVPVQPIVVAELMEPIEKSDADGSMTQFVQGFITKIMQDIDGVLNPVTPSRVSLGGHDGAFETTAVETTNPADLLDSTDKDMLDAKYWEISMYKTALEGRKGELADGEADRDEDLEVQIGNKFKRDAFLVFRALCKLSMKTPPKEALADPLLMRGKIVALELLKILLENAGTVFRTSERFLGAIKQYLCLSLLKNSASTLMIVFQLSCSIFISLVSRFRAGLKAEIGVFFPMIVLRVLENVAQPNFQQKMIVLRFLDKLCLDSQTLVDIFINYDCDVNSSNIFERMVNGLLKTAQGVPPGVATTLLPPQEATMKLEAMRCLVAILRSMGDWMNKQLRIPDPYSTKRFEDVENSPEPGNVSMAIVNGDEPAEGSDSHSEASNEASDVLTIEQRRAYKLELQEGISLFNRKPKKGIEFLIKANKVGDSPEEIAAFLKNASDLNKTLIGDYLGEREDLSLKVMHAYVDSFDFQGMEFDEAIRAFLQGFRLPGEAQKIDRIMEKFAEWYCKCNPKAFTSADTAYVLAYSVIMLNTDSHNPMVKNKMSADDFIRNNRGIDDGKDLPEEYLRSLFERISRNEIKMKEDDLSLHQKQSVNSNRILGLDNILNIVIRKRDEDQHMETSDDLIRHMQEQFKEKARKSKSVYYAATDVVILRFMIEVCWAPMLAAFSVPLDQSDDEVVIALCLEGFRYAIHVTAVMSMKTHRDAFVTSLAKFTSLHSPADIKQKNIYAIKEIVTIADEDGNYLREAWEHILTCVSRFEHLHLLGEGAPPDATFFAFPQDESEKSKQAKSTNLPVLNKKGPGKIQYAAASVMRGSYDGAGIGGNSAGAVTSEQVDNLVSNLNMLEQVGSSEMNRIFTRSQKLNSEAIIDFVKALCKVSMEELRSTSDPRVFSLTKIVEIAHYNMNRIRLVWSSIWHVLSNFFVTIGCYENLSIAIFAMDSLRQLSMKFLEREELANYNFQNEFMKPFVIVMRKSSAVEIRELIIRCVSQMVLSRVNNVKSGWKSMFMVFATAAYDNHKNIVLLAFEIMEKIIRDYFPYITETETTTFTDCVNCLVAFTNSRYNKDISLNAIAFLRFCAAKLAEGDLGSSSKKKEKENGKVSPSSPHKGKDGRQENGELIDKDDHLYFWFPLLAGLSELSFDPRPEIRKNALELLFETLRNHGHLFSLPLWERVFESVLFPIFDYVRHGIDPAGGDSNEEGIVNDMDELDQDAWLYETCTLALQLVVDLFVNFYNTVHPLLRKVLSLLISFIKRPHQSLAGIGTAAFVRLMSNAGDLFSEEKWLEVGYSLKEAANATLPDFSCVVSGDNMAGTNEHALNSQGNEASAGSDTSQGGSESLRTQHIYASLSEAKCRAAVQLLLIQAMMEIYNMYRTHLSAKNTLVLYEAIHDVASHAHRINIDSLLQSKLQEFGPMIQTQDPPLLRLENEAYQFCLTLLQNLILDRPPRYEEVEVESHLVDLCQEVLLFYIETARSGQTSETSPEEQSQWLIPSVSGKRRELASRAPLIVATLQAICSLGDTLFEKNLVQFFPLLASLISCEHGSNEVQVALSDMLSSSVGPVLLRSC; encoded by the exons ATGGCTTCTTCGGAGGCTGATTCCCGCTTGAGCCAAGTGGTAGCCCCGGCCCTCGAGAAGATCATCAAGAACGCTTCATGGCGGAAGCACTCCAAACTCGCTCACCAATGCAAAGCTCTTCTCGAAAGACTCACTTCTCCTTCGGATTCGCCTCTAGCTTCGCCGGATTCGGAGCCCGAAAGCTCGATCCCTGGCCCTCTCCACGACGGCGGCGCAGTGGAGTATTCGCTCGTTGAATCGGAGTTCATTCTGAGCCCTCTGATAAACGCTTGCGCCACCGCTTTCAACAAGATCGTCGACCCAGCCGTCGATTGCATTCAGAAGTTAATCGCCTATGGCTACCTGCGTGGCGAAGCGGACCCCAGCGGAGGCCCTGAGGCCCAGCTCTTATCCAAATTGATTGAATCCGTCTGTAAATGTCACGATTTAAGCGACGATGCTATTGAATTACTGGTTTTGAAAACGCTTTTATCTGCGGTAACTTCCGTCTCACTGCGAATCCACGGTGACTGTTTGTTGCAAATTGTGAGAACTTGTTATGATATTTACTTAGGGAGTAAGAATGTGGTAAATCAGACAACGGCCAAAGCTTCTTTGGTTCAAATGTTGGTGATTGTTTTTAGGAGAATGGAGGCTGATTCATCAGCGGTCCCAGTGCAGCCGATAGTAGTGGCTGAGTTGATGGAACCAATTGAGAAATCCGATGCTGATGGATCAATGACTCAGTTTGTTCAAGGGTTTATAACTAAAATTATGCAGGACATTGATGGAGTGTTGAATCCAGTGACACCTAGTAGGGTTTCTTTAGGTGGCCACGATGGTGCTTTTGAAACTACAGCTGTTGAAACCACAAATCCTGCTGATTTGCTGGATTCTACTGATAAGGATATGTTGGATGCAAAATATTGGGAGATTAGTATGTATAAGACAGCATTAGAAGGGAGGAAAGGGGAGCTGGCAGATGGCGAAGCGGACAGAGATGAAGATTTGGAGGTTCAGATTGGGAATAAGTTTAAGAGGGATGCATTTTTGGTGTTTAGAGCACTTTGCAAGTTGTCAATGAAGACACCTCCTAAAGAGGCCTTGGCAGATCCGCTGCTGATGAGAGGGAAGATTGTGGCGCTTGAGTTGTTGAAGATTTTGTTAGAGAATGCTGGAACTGTTTTTAGAACAAGTGAAAG GTTTTTAGGTGCCATAAAGCAATACTTGTGTCTATCCCTATTAAAGAACAGTGCTTCAACTCTTATGATTGTTTTCCAGCTTTCTTGCTCCATTTTCATTAGTCTGGTCTCAAGGTTTCGAGCTGGCCTGAAAGCCGAGATTGGAGTCTTTTTTCCTATGATTGTTCTCAGGGTCTTGGAAAATGTTGCTCAACCAAATTTTCAGCAAAAGATGATAGTTCTTCGTTTTCTGGACAAGCTTTGTCTTGATTCACAGACCTTGGTAGATATCTTTATCAACTATGATTGTGATGTCAATTCGTCAAACATATTTGAAAG AATGGTCAATGGACTTCTGAAAACAGCTCAAGGTGTTCCTCCTGGCGTAGCTACAACACTATTGCCACCCCAGGAAGCAACCATGAAACTTGAAGCTATGAGGTGCTTAGTGGCTATTTTAAGATCAATGGGAGACTGGATGAACAAACAGTTACGCATTCCAGATCCTTATTCTacaaagagatttgaagatgTTGAGAACAGTCCTGAACCTGGAAATGTTTCCATGGCAATTGTGAATGGGGATGAGCCTGCTGAAGGATCAGATTCTCATTCTGAAGCCTCTAATGAAGCTTCTGATGTTTTAACTATTGAGCAACGTCGAGCTTACAAGCTTGAACTTCAG GAAGGTATATCTCTTTTTAATCGGAAACCTAAGAAAGGAATTGAATTTCTAATTAAAGCAAATAAGGTTGGTGATTCCCCGGAGGAGATAGCTGCTTTTCTTAAGAATGCATCTGATCTGAACAAAACATTAATTGGTGATTATCTTGGAGAAAGGGAAGATTTGTCACTGAAAGTGATGCATGCCTATGTTGACTCTTTTGACTTTCAAGGCATGGAGTTTGATGAGGCAATCCGAGCTTTTCTACAAGGTTTTAGATTGCCTGGTGAGGCACAAAAGATTGACCGAATCATGGAAAAGTTCGCTGAGTGGTACTGCAAGTGTAACCCAAAGGCTTTCACCAGTGCTGATACAGCATATGTCCTTGCTTACTCTGTCATAATGCTCAATACTGATTCTCATAACCCTATGGTGAAGAACAAG ATGTCAGCTGATGATTTCATAAGAAACAATCGTGGCATAGATGATGGAAAAGATTTGCCTGAGGAGTACTTAAGATCATTATTTGAAAGGATATCAAGAAATGAGATAAAAATGAAGGAAGATGATTTGTCTCTGCACCAGAAGCAGTCTGTAAACTCTAATAGAATATTAGGTTTGGACAATATCTTGAATATTGTGATACGCAAGCGTGACGAAGACCAGCATATGGAGACCAGTGATGATCTTATCAGGCACATGCAAGAACAATTTAAAGAGAAAGCTCGCAAATCCAA GTCAGTTTATTATGCAGCCACAGATGTAGTGATCCTGAGATTCATGATTGAGGTATGCTGGGCTCCAATGTTGGCTGCCTTCAGTGTGCCTCTTGACCAAAGTGACGATGAAGTAGTGATTGCATTGTGCCTTGAAGGCTTCCGCTATGCAATCCATGTTACTGCTGTGATGTCCATGAAGACTCATAGAGATGCATTTGTGACTTCATTAGCCAAGTTTACTTCACTGCATTCTCCTGCAGAtatcaaacaaaaaaatatatatgcaaTCAAG GAAATAGTTACAATTGCAGATGAAGATGGAAATTATTTACGAGAAGCCTGGGAGCATATTTTGACTTGTGTATCCCGGTTTGAGCATTTGCATCTCTTGGGAGAGGGTGCTCCTCCAGATGCTACTTTTTTTGCCTTTCCACAGGATGAGTCAGAAAAATCGAAGCAAGCTAAGTCAACTAACCTTCCTGTTTTAAATAAAAAGGGACCAGGAAAAATTCAGTACGCTGCTGCTTCTGTGATGAGGGGTTCATATGATGGTGCTGGTATTGGAGGTAATTCAGCTGGGGCAGTGACATCTGAGCAGGTggacaatttagtctctaatctCAACATGTTGGAACAAGTTGGAAGCTCTGAAATGAATCGTATATTCACACGTAGTCAAAAGTTGAACAGTGAGGCTATCATAGACTTTGTTAAGGCTCTGTGCAAGGTGTCCATGGAGGAATTGCGATCTACTTCTGATCCTCGGGTTTTTAGCCTTACAAAGATTGTTGAGATTGC GCACTATAACATGAACCGGATCAGGCTTGTATGGTCAAGCATCTGGCATGTGCTCTCCAATTTCTTTGTGACCATTGGATGTTATGAAAACCTGTCAATTGCAATTTTTGCAATGGATTCTTTACGGCAACTATCAATGAAATTTTTGGAGCGAGAAGAGTTGGCTAATTACAATTTTCAGAATGAATTTATGAAGCCTTTTGTTATTGTTATGCGCAAGAGCAGTGCTGTTGAAATCCGAGAATTAATCATCAGATGTGTTTCACAGATGGTATTATCTCGTGTCAATAATGTCAAATCAGGGTGGAAGAGCATGTTCATG GTTTTCGCTACTGCAGCTTATGACAACCACAAAAACATTGTACTGTTGGCCTTTGAAATAATGGAAAAGATCATTCGAGACTATTTCCCATACATAACCGAAACTGAAACAACAACCTTCACAGATTGTGTGAATTGCCTAGTTGCTTTCACCAATAGTAGATACAACAAAGATATCAGTCTCAATGCAATCgcttttctacgtttctgtgctGCGAAACTTGCAGAAGGGGATCTTGGCTCCTCatcaaagaaaaaggaaaaggaaaatggGAAGGTTTCTCCATCTTCACCTCACAAGGGAAAAGATGGAAGACAAGAAAATGGAGAGCTCATAGATAAGGATGATCATCTCTACTTCTGGTTCCCATTGTTGGCTG GTTTATCAGAACTCAGTTTTGACCCTAGGCCAGAAATTAGGAAGAATGCTTTAGAACTGTTGTTTGAAACTTTGCGCAACCATGGTCACCTCTTCTCATTGCCTTTGTGGGAAAGGGTGTTTGAATCTGTCCTTTTTCCGATATTTGACTATGTGCGTCATGGTATTGATCCAGCAGGTGGTGACTCAAATGAGGAGGGAATTGTTAATGACATGGATGAACTTGATCAAGATGCATGGCTCTATGAGACATGTACATTGGCACTCCAATTAGTTGTAGATCTTTTTGTGAACTTTTATAATACCGTCCATCCACTTTTGAGGAAGGTTCTCTCTTTGCTCATAAGTTTTATCAAGCGTCCCCACCAAAGCCTAGCCGGTATTGGAACTGCTGCATTTGTACGTTTGATGAGCAATGCAGGAGATCTTTTTTCTGAGGAGAAGTGGCTGGAAGTAGGTTATTCATTAAAAGAAGCAGCTAATGCAACACTTCCTGATTTTTCATGCGTTGTTAGTGGGGATAATATGGCTGGAACCAATGAGCATGCTTTGAATAGCCAAGGTAATGAGGCTTCTGCTGGTTCTGACACATCTCAGGGCGGTTCAGAGAGCCTGAGAACACAGCATATTTATGCTTCTTTATCAGAAGCAAAATGCCGAGCTGCTGTTCAGCTTTTATTGATTCAG GCGATGATGGAAATCTACAACATGTATCGAACTCATCTTTCAGCTAAGAACACCTTAGTCCTCTATGAAGCAATACATGATGTGGCTTCCCATGCTCACAGGATCAACATCGATTCTCTGTTACAATCCAAGCTTCAAGAGTTTGGCCCCATGATCCAAACGCAAGATCCTCCCCTATTGCGTCTTGAGAATGAGGCGTATCAGTTTTGCCTTACACTCTTGCAGAATCTGATACTAGATAGGCCTCCAAGGTACGAGGAGGTTGAAGTAGAGTCCCATCTTGTTGATCTTTGCCAGGAGGTATTACTGTTTTATATAGAAACTGCACGGTCTGGGCAGACTTCTGAAACATCTCCGGAGGAGCAAAGCCAGTGGTTGATTCCTTCAGTTTCTGGGAAACGGAGAGAATTGGCTTCCCGTGCACCACTGATTGTGGCGACTCTCCAGGCCATTTGTAGTTTGGGAGACACCTTGTTCGAGAAGAACTTGGTTCAATTCTTCCCACTTCTTGCGAGCTTGATAAGTTGTGAGCATGGTTCAAATGAGGTCCAGGTAGCTCTTAGCGATATGCTTAGCTCCTCTGTGGGCCCTGTTTTACTGCGATCCTGTTGA
- the LOC108477492 gene encoding probable calcium-binding protein CML23, producing the protein MLSSWKTCWISLFKRVQQFLHVDRCKRRSKHHRLPSSCDVITSSFATMELSNQFKQVFKVMDANGDGKISSLELRQVLLCLGHEKSTASKAAEGMIREMDFNGDGFIDLDEFMHAVVNTTSDGAISSCSSGDDDHLMDAFLIFDKDKNGFISAKELRNVLISLGFNKCSLKQCKRMIRGVDKDGDGFVDFKEFRLMMSAAERSS; encoded by the coding sequence ATGCTAAGTTCTTGGAAAACCTGTTGGATCTCTCTGTTTAAGAGAGTTCAACAGTTCCTTCACGTCGACCGTTGCAAGAGAAGATCAAAGCACCACCGGTTACCATCGAGTTGCGATGTGATAACATCGTCTTTTGCTACCATGGAACTGTCAAATCAGTTTAAACAAGTCTTCAAAGTGATGGACGCAAATGGCGATGGGAAGATATCTTCATTGGAGCTCAGACAGGTGCTTTTATGCCTCGGACATGAAAAATCCACGGCCTCCAAAGCAGCGGAAGGTATGATTAGAGAAATGGATTTCAACGGCGACGGTTTCATCGATTTGGATGAGTTCATGCACGCGGTTGTCAACACCACCAGCGACGGAGCAATTTCTAGCTGCAGCAGCGGCGACGACGATCATTTAATGGACGCTTTTCTCATCTTCGATAAAGATAAAAACGGATTCATCTCGGCCAAAGAATTGCGCAATGTTTTGATTAGCCTAGGGTTCAACAAGTGCAGTCTTAAACAGTGTAAGCGCATGATTAGAGGCGTCGATAAGGATGGAGATGGGTTTGTGGACTTCAAAGAATTTCGATTAATGATGAGCGCCGCAGAACGCAGCAGCTGA
- the LOC108476789 gene encoding AT-hook motif nuclear-localized protein 22-like isoform X2 — MDPVTAHGRPLPPPFLTRDLHLNPQHQFQHHHNQQQQQSSEDEQSRGQKRDREETATTMGGGATDTSEGKELAVVPGAEGEITRRPRGRPAGSKNKPKPPIIITRDSANALRSHVMEIADGCDIMESVSTFARRRQRGVSILSGSGTVTNVTLRQPGAPGAVVTLHGRFEILSLSGSFLPPPAPPAASGLTIYLAGGQGQVVGGAVVGPLVASGPVVMMAASFGNAAYERLPLEEEEQPAAGPVPGSGPLGSPGSMVGQQQPPPPQQQQQLLEDPNGSFAQGLPPNLLNSVQLPAEAYWGTGRPSY, encoded by the coding sequence ATGGACCCAGTAACAGCTCATGGCCGCCCGCTTCCTCCTCCTTTCCTCACAAGAGATCTTCATCTAAACCCGCAACATCAATTTCAACATCACCACAACCAACAACAACAGCAAAGCTCCGAGGACGAACAAAGCCGTGGCCAGAAACGAGATCGAGAAGAAACAGCCACCACTATGGGCGGCGGTGCCACCGACACGAGTGAAGGCAAAGAACTGGCTGTAGTCCCTGGGGCCGAAGGTGAAATCACGAGAAGACCACGAGGGAGGCCCGCTGGTTCCAAGAACAAGCCTAAGCCACCCATCATCATAACCCGTGATAGTGCCAATGCCCTCCGATCCCATGTCATGGAAATCGCAGACGGCTGTGATATTATGGAGAGCGTTTCGACTTTCGCCAGGCGAAGACAAAGAGGGGTTAGCATTTTGAGTGGGAGCGGAACCGTAACGAATGTGACCTTAAGGCAACCAGGAGCACCCGGTGCTGTCGTGACTTTACATGGAAGATTCGAAATTTTATCACTTTCTGGCTCGTTTTTACCTCCTCCAGCACCGCCGGCTGCATCGGGGTTGACCATATATTTAGCCGGCGGCCAAGGTCAGGTAGTTGGAGGAGCGGTGGTGGGTCCACTTGTTGCTTCAGGTCCAGTGGTGATGATGGCAGCTTCTTTTGGTAATGCGGCATATGAAAGGCTTCCATTGGAGGAAGAGGAACAACCAGCCGCCGGACCGGTTCCAGGAAGTGGACCCTTAGGCTCCCCTGGAAGCATGGTTGGTCAACAACAGCCGCCTCCGCCGCAGCAGCAGCAACAGCTATTAGAAGATCCAAACGGATCTTTTGCTCAAGGATTGCCACCAAATCTTCTAAACTCAGTCCAATTGCCAGCTGAAGCCTACTGGGGCACAGGTCGTCCCTCTTATTAA
- the LOC108476789 gene encoding AT-hook motif nuclear-localized protein 22-like isoform X1: protein MDPVTAHGRPLPPPFLTRDLHLNPQHQFQHHHNQQQQQSSEDEQSRGQKRDREETATTMGGGATDTSEGKELAVVPGAEGEITRRPRGRPAGSKNKPKPPIIITRDSANALRSHVMEIADGCDIMESVSTFARRRQRGVSILSGSGTVTNVTLRQPGAPGAVVTLHGRFEILSLSGSFLPPPAPPAASGLTIYLAGGQGQVVGGAVVGPLVASGPVVMMAASFGNAAYERLPLEEEEQPAAGPVPGSGPLGSPGSMVGQQQPPPPQQQQQLLEDPNGSFAQGLPPNLLNSVQLPAEAYWGTGWSREKMSNHDTKKAR from the exons ATGGACCCAGTAACAGCTCATGGCCGCCCGCTTCCTCCTCCTTTCCTCACAAGAGATCTTCATCTAAACCCGCAACATCAATTTCAACATCACCACAACCAACAACAACAGCAAAGCTCCGAGGACGAACAAAGCCGTGGCCAGAAACGAGATCGAGAAGAAACAGCCACCACTATGGGCGGCGGTGCCACCGACACGAGTGAAGGCAAAGAACTGGCTGTAGTCCCTGGGGCCGAAGGTGAAATCACGAGAAGACCACGAGGGAGGCCCGCTGGTTCCAAGAACAAGCCTAAGCCACCCATCATCATAACCCGTGATAGTGCCAATGCCCTCCGATCCCATGTCATGGAAATCGCAGACGGCTGTGATATTATGGAGAGCGTTTCGACTTTCGCCAGGCGAAGACAAAGAGGGGTTAGCATTTTGAGTGGGAGCGGAACCGTAACGAATGTGACCTTAAGGCAACCAGGAGCACCCGGTGCTGTCGTGACTTTACATGGAAGATTCGAAATTTTATCACTTTCTGGCTCGTTTTTACCTCCTCCAGCACCGCCGGCTGCATCGGGGTTGACCATATATTTAGCCGGCGGCCAAGGTCAGGTAGTTGGAGGAGCGGTGGTGGGTCCACTTGTTGCTTCAGGTCCAGTGGTGATGATGGCAGCTTCTTTTGGTAATGCGGCATATGAAAGGCTTCCATTGGAGGAAGAGGAACAACCAGCCGCCGGACCGGTTCCAGGAAGTGGACCCTTAGGCTCCCCTGGAAGCATGGTTGGTCAACAACAGCCGCCTCCGCCGCAGCAGCAGCAACAGCTATTAGAAGATCCAAACGGATCTTTTGCTCAAGGATTGCCACCAAATCTTCTAAACTCAGTCCAATTGCCAGCTGAAGCCTACTGGGGCACAG GTTGGTCCAGGGAAAAGATGTCAAATCATGATACGAAGAAAGCAAGGTGA